A window of the Odocoileus virginianus isolate 20LAN1187 ecotype Illinois chromosome 20, Ovbor_1.2, whole genome shotgun sequence genome harbors these coding sequences:
- the SLC27A5 gene encoding long-chain fatty acid transport protein 5 has translation MGLWRRLAFSLLLLLLLRGLGQSPWVAAAAPALRWLLGDPACGALLGLAVLAGPWLGLWTPHWLSLAATALLLTLLPARPPPGLRWLPADLAYTFRMLRLGLRTWARLRRRPPDTFVDAFERHARAQPGRTILVCTGPGGRAVTFRELDARACQAAWALKAELASTVGLRAREPTALLVLPSQTLPALSLWLGLAKLGCPVVWINPHGRGPPLVHAVLSSGARVLVVDPELRANLEEVLPKLQAEKVHCLYLGRSSPTPGVGALGAALAAAPSDPVPADLRADIKLRSPALFIYTSGTTGLPKPAILTYERVLQVAGMLTLCGVTADDVVYTVLPLYHTMGLVLGVLSCLDLGVTCVLAPKFSASGFWDDCRQHGVTVIQYVGEILRYLCNTPQRPEDRTHKVRLAIGNGLRAEVWETFQRRFGPIRIWEMYGSTEGNVGFINYPGRCGAQGKTSCFLQMLSPFELVQYSLETEEPLRDSQGLCIPARPGEAGLLLTQVLRHQPFLGYRGPRELSEKKLVKNVRRTNDLYYNTGDVLAMDHEGFLYFRDRLGDTFRWKGENVSTREVEGVLSVVDFLQEVNVYGVPVPGCEGKVGMAAVQLVPGQAFDGQRLYQHVRTSLPAYAAPHFIRIQDALEITGTFKLVKSRLVREGFNVSVVADPLFVLDNEAQAFRPLTPDIYRAVCEGAWRL, from the exons ATGGGGCTCTGGAGGCGACTGGCCTTCtccttgttgctgctgctgctactgcggGGCCTGGGGCAGTCGCCATGGGTGGCGGCGGCCGCCCCGGCCCTGCGCTGGCTCCTGGGCGACCCTGCCTGCGGCGCGCTTCTGGGCCTGGCCGTGCTGGCAGGGCCCTGGCTGGGTCTCTGGACGCCGCACTGGCTGAGCCTGGCGGCCACGGCCCTACTACTGACCCTGCTGCCCGCACGGCCGCCACCCGGGCTCCGCTGGCTGCCGGCCGACCTGGCCTACACCTTCCGGATGCTCCGCCTGGGCCTTCGCACATGGGCGCGCTTGCGGCGCCGACCGCCGGACACCTTCGTGGATGCCTTTGAGCGGCACGCGCGGGCCCAGCCGGGCCGCACGATCCTAGTGTGCACCGGGCCGGGGGGCCGCGCGGTCACCTTCCGGGAGCTGGACGCCAGGGCCTGCCAGGCGGCCTGGGCCCTGAAGGCCGAGCTGGCCAGCACCGTGGGCCTGCGCGCCCGGGAGCCCACAGCCCTGCTGGTGCTGCCCTCACAGACGCTCCCCGCCCTGAGCCTGTGGCTGGGGCTGGCCAAGCTGGGCTGCCCGGTGGTCTGGATCAACCCTCACGGCCGCGGGCCGCCACTGGTGCACGCGGTGCTGAGCTCCGGGGCCCGCGTGCTGGTGGTGGACCCAG AGCTCCGGGCGAATCTGGAGGAGGTCCTGCCCAAGCTGCAGGCGGAGAAGGTCCACTGCCTCTACCTGGGCCGCAGCTCCCCCACGCCCGGGGTGGGGGCCCTGGGCGCCGCCCTGGCCGCCGCCCCCTCAGACCCCGTGCCCGCCGACTTGCGGGCGGACATCAAGCTTCGAAGCCCAGCCCTGTTCATCTACACCTCGGGAACCACCG GGCTCCCCAAGCCCGCCATCCTCACCTACGAGCGGGTGCTGCAGGTAGCAGGGATGCTGACTCTGTGTGGGGTCACAGCCGATGACGTGGTCTACACAGTCCTGCCTTTGTACCACACCATGGGGCTTGTCCTTGGAGTCCTCAGTTGCCTGGACCTTG GGGTGACCTGTGTCCTGGCCCCCAAGTTCTCTGCCTCTGGCTTCTGGGACGACTGTCGGCAGCATGGTGTGACTGTGATCCAGTATGTGGGTGAGATCCTGCGGTACCTGTGCAACACACCCCAG CGGCCAGAGGACCGGACACATAAAGTCCGCCTGGCGATTGGCAATGGACTCCGGGCAGAAGTGTGGGAGACCTTCCAGCGGCGCTTCGGCCCCATTCGGATCTGGGAGATGTATGGCTCCACCGAGGGCAACGTCGGCTTCATCAACTATCCAGGGCGCTGCGGGGCCCAGGGCAAGACCAGCTGCTTCCTCCAA ATGCTGTCCCCCTTCGAGCTGGTGCAGTACAGCCTGGAGACCGAGGAGCCTCTGAGGGACAGTCAGGGACTCTGCATCCCTGCAAGGCCAG GGGAGGCAGGACTCCTGCTGACCCAGGTGTTGCGTCACCAACCTTTCCTGGGCTACCGCGGGCCCCGGGAGTTGTCAGAAAAGAAGCTGGTGAAGAACGTGCGGCGGACAAACGACCTTTACTACAACACCGGGGACGTGCTGGCCATGGACCACGAAGGCTTTCTCTACTTCCGCGACCGCCTCGGGGACACCTTCCG GTGGAAGGGTGAGAACGTGTCCACGCGGGAAGTGGAGGGCGTGCTGTCAGTCGTGGACTTCTTGCAGGAGGTGAACGTGTACGGTGTGCCTGTGCCAG GGTGTGAGGGCAAAGTGGGCATGGCCGCTGTGCAGCTGGTGCCCGGCCAGGCCTTCGACGGGCAGAGGCTGTACCAGCACGTGCGCACTTCGCTCCCAGCCTACGCTGCTCCCCATTTCATTCGAATCCAG GACGCCTTGGAGATCACAGGCACGTTCAAACTGGTGAAGTCCCGGTTGGTGCGCGAGGGCTTCAACGTGAGTGTCGTAGCTGACCCCCTGTTCGTGCTGGACAACGAGGCCCAAGCCTTCCGGCCCCTGACTCCAGACATATACCGGGCAGTGTGTGAGGGAGCCTGGAGACTCTGA
- the ZNF446 gene encoding zinc finger protein 446 isoform X5 produces the protein MPSPLGPPSLPSLDPEATAEDPETARQHFRGFCYQEVAGPRAALSRLQFLCRQWLRPEAHSKEQILDLLVLEQFLGALPPEIQAWVRGQQPGSPEEAVVLVEDLQRDPGQLLGWITAHVLQQAVLPATQKTEELVGGVHPSGTVELLRVASGEGPKDAQMEGNAQLSCSVKEEPDGYVQETGAAPDPCLPGFLASSSPPPPAQSHKEHVEQQEPTPAPFQPPRLQEWGLLEPSQKELYWDAMLEKYGSVVSLAGLPHPLPESRAKSQPEALSTGSGSEGRRNLRPGDESEGRPGGPEAPPPPPRIKPYTCAQCGGAFDWKSVFVIHRRAHASGLGTEKPPAGPPPRALPGPRGYACEVCGHSFSWKSQLVIHRKGHASQRRHLCADCGHSFDWKSQLVIHRKSHRPEAP, from the exons ATGCCATCCCCACTGGGTCCCCCGAGTCTGCCCTCTCTGGACCCTGAGGCCACCGCAGAGGATCCCGAGACGGCACGGCAGCACTTCCGGGGCTTCTGCTACCAAGAGGTGGCCGGTCCCCGGGCGGCCCTGTCCCGCCTGCAGTTTCTGTGCCGCCAGTGGCTACGGCCCGAGGCACACTCCAAGGAGCAGATACTGGACCTGCTGGTGCTGGAGCAGTTCCTGGGGGCTCTGCCCCCCGAGATCCAGGCCTGGGTGAGAGGCCAGCAGCCAGGCAGCCCTGAGGAGGCTGTTGTCCTGGTCGAAGACCTGCAGCGTGACCCTGGGCAGCTGCTGGGCTGG ATTACAGCACATGTCCTGCAGCAAGCTGTGCTCCCAGCCACGCAGAAGACAGAGGAGTTGGTGGGGGGTGTCCACCCCTCAGGGACAGTGGAGCTCCTCAGGGTAGCCTCTGGGGAGGGGCCAAAGGATGCCCAGATGGAGGGCAATGCCCAGCTCAGCTGCAGTGTgaaggaggagcctgatggctacgtgcaggagacag GAGCAGCCCCTGACCCCTGCCTGCCTGGCTTCCTAGCATCCTccagccccccacctccagcccagtCCCACAAGGAGCATGTGGAACAACAGGAACCGACTCCTGCACCCTTCCAGCCACCCCGGCTTCAG GAGTGGGGGCTCCTGGAGCCGTCCCAGAAGGAGCTGTACTGGGACGCGATGCTGGAGAAGTACGGCTCGGTGGTCTCCCTGG CAGGGTTGCCGCACCCCCTGCCTGAGTCGCGCGCGAAGTCACAGCCGGAGGCCCTGAGCACCGGATCCGGATCCGAGGGGCGGAGAAACCTCCGACCGG GAGATGAGAGCGAGGGCCGTCCCGGCGGCCCCgaggccccgccgccgccgccgaggaTCAAGCCCTACACGTGCGCTCAGTGTGGCGGCGCCTTCGACTGGAAGTCAGTGTTCGTCATCCACCGTCGTGCGCACGCCAGCGGCCTGGGCACCGAGAAGCCACCGGCCGGCCCGCCCCCGCGCGCGCTCCCAGGCCCGCGCGGCTACGCCTGCGAGGTGTGCGGCCACAGCTTCAGCTGGAAGTCCCAGCTGGTCATCCACCGCAAGGGCCACGCCAGCCAGCGGCGCCACCTCTGCGCCGACTGCGGCCACAGCTTCGACTGGAAGTCCCAGCTGGTCATCCACCGCAAGAGCCACCGGCCCGAGGCCCCGTGA
- the ZNF446 gene encoding zinc finger protein 446 isoform X1, with translation MCACARPEVPSISAVGGSKNIPHTMPSPLGPPSLPSLDPEATAEDPETARQHFRGFCYQEVAGPRAALSRLQFLCRQWLRPEAHSKEQILDLLVLEQFLGALPPEIQAWVRGQQPGSPEEAVVLVEDLQRDPGQLLGWITAHVLQQAVLPATQKTEELVGGVHPSGTVELLRVASGEGPKDAQMEGNAQLSCSVKEEPDGYVQETGAAPDPCLPGFLASSSPPPPAQSHKEHVEQQEPTPAPFQPPRLQEWGLLEPSQKELYWDAMLEKYGSVVSLAGLPHPLPESRAKSQPEALSTGSGSEGRRNLRPGDESEGRPGGPEAPPPPPRIKPYTCAQCGGAFDWKSVFVIHRRAHASGLGTEKPPAGPPPRALPGPRGYACEVCGHSFSWKSQLVIHRKGHASQRRHLCADCGHSFDWKSQLVIHRKSHRPEAP, from the exons ATGTGCGCATGCGCAAGGCCGGAGGTCCCGTCCATCTCTGCAGTTG GTGGCTCCAAGAACATTCCCCACACAATGCCATCCCCACTGGGTCCCCCGAGTCTGCCCTCTCTGGACCCTGAGGCCACCGCAGAGGATCCCGAGACGGCACGGCAGCACTTCCGGGGCTTCTGCTACCAAGAGGTGGCCGGTCCCCGGGCGGCCCTGTCCCGCCTGCAGTTTCTGTGCCGCCAGTGGCTACGGCCCGAGGCACACTCCAAGGAGCAGATACTGGACCTGCTGGTGCTGGAGCAGTTCCTGGGGGCTCTGCCCCCCGAGATCCAGGCCTGGGTGAGAGGCCAGCAGCCAGGCAGCCCTGAGGAGGCTGTTGTCCTGGTCGAAGACCTGCAGCGTGACCCTGGGCAGCTGCTGGGCTGG ATTACAGCACATGTCCTGCAGCAAGCTGTGCTCCCAGCCACGCAGAAGACAGAGGAGTTGGTGGGGGGTGTCCACCCCTCAGGGACAGTGGAGCTCCTCAGGGTAGCCTCTGGGGAGGGGCCAAAGGATGCCCAGATGGAGGGCAATGCCCAGCTCAGCTGCAGTGTgaaggaggagcctgatggctacgtgcaggagacag GAGCAGCCCCTGACCCCTGCCTGCCTGGCTTCCTAGCATCCTccagccccccacctccagcccagtCCCACAAGGAGCATGTGGAACAACAGGAACCGACTCCTGCACCCTTCCAGCCACCCCGGCTTCAG GAGTGGGGGCTCCTGGAGCCGTCCCAGAAGGAGCTGTACTGGGACGCGATGCTGGAGAAGTACGGCTCGGTGGTCTCCCTGG CAGGGTTGCCGCACCCCCTGCCTGAGTCGCGCGCGAAGTCACAGCCGGAGGCCCTGAGCACCGGATCCGGATCCGAGGGGCGGAGAAACCTCCGACCGG GAGATGAGAGCGAGGGCCGTCCCGGCGGCCCCgaggccccgccgccgccgccgaggaTCAAGCCCTACACGTGCGCTCAGTGTGGCGGCGCCTTCGACTGGAAGTCAGTGTTCGTCATCCACCGTCGTGCGCACGCCAGCGGCCTGGGCACCGAGAAGCCACCGGCCGGCCCGCCCCCGCGCGCGCTCCCAGGCCCGCGCGGCTACGCCTGCGAGGTGTGCGGCCACAGCTTCAGCTGGAAGTCCCAGCTGGTCATCCACCGCAAGGGCCACGCCAGCCAGCGGCGCCACCTCTGCGCCGACTGCGGCCACAGCTTCGACTGGAAGTCCCAGCTGGTCATCCACCGCAAGAGCCACCGGCCCGAGGCCCCGTGA
- the ZNF446 gene encoding zinc finger protein 446 isoform X3, with translation MCACARPEVPSISAVGGSKNIPHTMPSPLGPPSLPSLDPEATAEDPETARQHFRGFCYQEVAGPRAALSRLQFLCRQWLRPEAHSKEQILDLLVLEQFLGALPPEIQAWVRGQQPGSPEEAVVLVEDLQRDPGQLLGWITAHVLQQAVLPATQKTEELVGGVHPSGTVELLRVASGEGPKDAQMEGNAQLSCSVKEEPDGYVQETASSSPPPPAQSHKEHVEQQEPTPAPFQPPRLQEWGLLEPSQKELYWDAMLEKYGSVVSLAGLPHPLPESRAKSQPEALSTGSGSEGRRNLRPGDESEGRPGGPEAPPPPPRIKPYTCAQCGGAFDWKSVFVIHRRAHASGLGTEKPPAGPPPRALPGPRGYACEVCGHSFSWKSQLVIHRKGHASQRRHLCADCGHSFDWKSQLVIHRKSHRPEAP, from the exons ATGTGCGCATGCGCAAGGCCGGAGGTCCCGTCCATCTCTGCAGTTG GTGGCTCCAAGAACATTCCCCACACAATGCCATCCCCACTGGGTCCCCCGAGTCTGCCCTCTCTGGACCCTGAGGCCACCGCAGAGGATCCCGAGACGGCACGGCAGCACTTCCGGGGCTTCTGCTACCAAGAGGTGGCCGGTCCCCGGGCGGCCCTGTCCCGCCTGCAGTTTCTGTGCCGCCAGTGGCTACGGCCCGAGGCACACTCCAAGGAGCAGATACTGGACCTGCTGGTGCTGGAGCAGTTCCTGGGGGCTCTGCCCCCCGAGATCCAGGCCTGGGTGAGAGGCCAGCAGCCAGGCAGCCCTGAGGAGGCTGTTGTCCTGGTCGAAGACCTGCAGCGTGACCCTGGGCAGCTGCTGGGCTGG ATTACAGCACATGTCCTGCAGCAAGCTGTGCTCCCAGCCACGCAGAAGACAGAGGAGTTGGTGGGGGGTGTCCACCCCTCAGGGACAGTGGAGCTCCTCAGGGTAGCCTCTGGGGAGGGGCCAAAGGATGCCCAGATGGAGGGCAATGCCCAGCTCAGCTGCAGTGTgaaggaggagcctgatggctacgtgcaggagacag CATCCTccagccccccacctccagcccagtCCCACAAGGAGCATGTGGAACAACAGGAACCGACTCCTGCACCCTTCCAGCCACCCCGGCTTCAG GAGTGGGGGCTCCTGGAGCCGTCCCAGAAGGAGCTGTACTGGGACGCGATGCTGGAGAAGTACGGCTCGGTGGTCTCCCTGG CAGGGTTGCCGCACCCCCTGCCTGAGTCGCGCGCGAAGTCACAGCCGGAGGCCCTGAGCACCGGATCCGGATCCGAGGGGCGGAGAAACCTCCGACCGG GAGATGAGAGCGAGGGCCGTCCCGGCGGCCCCgaggccccgccgccgccgccgaggaTCAAGCCCTACACGTGCGCTCAGTGTGGCGGCGCCTTCGACTGGAAGTCAGTGTTCGTCATCCACCGTCGTGCGCACGCCAGCGGCCTGGGCACCGAGAAGCCACCGGCCGGCCCGCCCCCGCGCGCGCTCCCAGGCCCGCGCGGCTACGCCTGCGAGGTGTGCGGCCACAGCTTCAGCTGGAAGTCCCAGCTGGTCATCCACCGCAAGGGCCACGCCAGCCAGCGGCGCCACCTCTGCGCCGACTGCGGCCACAGCTTCGACTGGAAGTCCCAGCTGGTCATCCACCGCAAGAGCCACCGGCCCGAGGCCCCGTGA
- the ZNF446 gene encoding zinc finger protein 446 isoform X4, protein MCACARPEVPSISAVGGSKNIPHTMPSPLGPPSLPSLDPEATAEDPETARQHFRGFCYQEVAGPRAALSRLQFLCRQWLRPEAHSKEQILDLLVLEQFLGALPPEIQAWVRGQQPGSPEEAVVLVEDLQRDPGQLLGWITAHVLQQAVLPATQKTEELVGGVHPSGTVELLRVASGEGPKDAQMEGNAQLSCSVKEEPDGYVQETASSSPPPPAQSHKEHVEQQEPTPAPFQPPRLQEWGLLEPSQKELYWDAMLEKYGSVVSLGLPHPLPESRAKSQPEALSTGSGSEGRRNLRPGDESEGRPGGPEAPPPPPRIKPYTCAQCGGAFDWKSVFVIHRRAHASGLGTEKPPAGPPPRALPGPRGYACEVCGHSFSWKSQLVIHRKGHASQRRHLCADCGHSFDWKSQLVIHRKSHRPEAP, encoded by the exons ATGTGCGCATGCGCAAGGCCGGAGGTCCCGTCCATCTCTGCAGTTG GTGGCTCCAAGAACATTCCCCACACAATGCCATCCCCACTGGGTCCCCCGAGTCTGCCCTCTCTGGACCCTGAGGCCACCGCAGAGGATCCCGAGACGGCACGGCAGCACTTCCGGGGCTTCTGCTACCAAGAGGTGGCCGGTCCCCGGGCGGCCCTGTCCCGCCTGCAGTTTCTGTGCCGCCAGTGGCTACGGCCCGAGGCACACTCCAAGGAGCAGATACTGGACCTGCTGGTGCTGGAGCAGTTCCTGGGGGCTCTGCCCCCCGAGATCCAGGCCTGGGTGAGAGGCCAGCAGCCAGGCAGCCCTGAGGAGGCTGTTGTCCTGGTCGAAGACCTGCAGCGTGACCCTGGGCAGCTGCTGGGCTGG ATTACAGCACATGTCCTGCAGCAAGCTGTGCTCCCAGCCACGCAGAAGACAGAGGAGTTGGTGGGGGGTGTCCACCCCTCAGGGACAGTGGAGCTCCTCAGGGTAGCCTCTGGGGAGGGGCCAAAGGATGCCCAGATGGAGGGCAATGCCCAGCTCAGCTGCAGTGTgaaggaggagcctgatggctacgtgcaggagacag CATCCTccagccccccacctccagcccagtCCCACAAGGAGCATGTGGAACAACAGGAACCGACTCCTGCACCCTTCCAGCCACCCCGGCTTCAG GAGTGGGGGCTCCTGGAGCCGTCCCAGAAGGAGCTGTACTGGGACGCGATGCTGGAGAAGTACGGCTCGGTGGTCTCCCTGG GGTTGCCGCACCCCCTGCCTGAGTCGCGCGCGAAGTCACAGCCGGAGGCCCTGAGCACCGGATCCGGATCCGAGGGGCGGAGAAACCTCCGACCGG GAGATGAGAGCGAGGGCCGTCCCGGCGGCCCCgaggccccgccgccgccgccgaggaTCAAGCCCTACACGTGCGCTCAGTGTGGCGGCGCCTTCGACTGGAAGTCAGTGTTCGTCATCCACCGTCGTGCGCACGCCAGCGGCCTGGGCACCGAGAAGCCACCGGCCGGCCCGCCCCCGCGCGCGCTCCCAGGCCCGCGCGGCTACGCCTGCGAGGTGTGCGGCCACAGCTTCAGCTGGAAGTCCCAGCTGGTCATCCACCGCAAGGGCCACGCCAGCCAGCGGCGCCACCTCTGCGCCGACTGCGGCCACAGCTTCGACTGGAAGTCCCAGCTGGTCATCCACCGCAAGAGCCACCGGCCCGAGGCCCCGTGA
- the ZNF446 gene encoding zinc finger protein 446 isoform X2: MCACARPEVPSISAVGGSKNIPHTMPSPLGPPSLPSLDPEATAEDPETARQHFRGFCYQEVAGPRAALSRLQFLCRQWLRPEAHSKEQILDLLVLEQFLGALPPEIQAWVRGQQPGSPEEAVVLVEDLQRDPGQLLGWITAHVLQQAVLPATQKTEELVGGVHPSGTVELLRVASGEGPKDAQMEGNAQLSCSVKEEPDGYVQETGAAPDPCLPGFLASSSPPPPAQSHKEHVEQQEPTPAPFQPPRLQEWGLLEPSQKELYWDAMLEKYGSVVSLGLPHPLPESRAKSQPEALSTGSGSEGRRNLRPGDESEGRPGGPEAPPPPPRIKPYTCAQCGGAFDWKSVFVIHRRAHASGLGTEKPPAGPPPRALPGPRGYACEVCGHSFSWKSQLVIHRKGHASQRRHLCADCGHSFDWKSQLVIHRKSHRPEAP; the protein is encoded by the exons ATGTGCGCATGCGCAAGGCCGGAGGTCCCGTCCATCTCTGCAGTTG GTGGCTCCAAGAACATTCCCCACACAATGCCATCCCCACTGGGTCCCCCGAGTCTGCCCTCTCTGGACCCTGAGGCCACCGCAGAGGATCCCGAGACGGCACGGCAGCACTTCCGGGGCTTCTGCTACCAAGAGGTGGCCGGTCCCCGGGCGGCCCTGTCCCGCCTGCAGTTTCTGTGCCGCCAGTGGCTACGGCCCGAGGCACACTCCAAGGAGCAGATACTGGACCTGCTGGTGCTGGAGCAGTTCCTGGGGGCTCTGCCCCCCGAGATCCAGGCCTGGGTGAGAGGCCAGCAGCCAGGCAGCCCTGAGGAGGCTGTTGTCCTGGTCGAAGACCTGCAGCGTGACCCTGGGCAGCTGCTGGGCTGG ATTACAGCACATGTCCTGCAGCAAGCTGTGCTCCCAGCCACGCAGAAGACAGAGGAGTTGGTGGGGGGTGTCCACCCCTCAGGGACAGTGGAGCTCCTCAGGGTAGCCTCTGGGGAGGGGCCAAAGGATGCCCAGATGGAGGGCAATGCCCAGCTCAGCTGCAGTGTgaaggaggagcctgatggctacgtgcaggagacag GAGCAGCCCCTGACCCCTGCCTGCCTGGCTTCCTAGCATCCTccagccccccacctccagcccagtCCCACAAGGAGCATGTGGAACAACAGGAACCGACTCCTGCACCCTTCCAGCCACCCCGGCTTCAG GAGTGGGGGCTCCTGGAGCCGTCCCAGAAGGAGCTGTACTGGGACGCGATGCTGGAGAAGTACGGCTCGGTGGTCTCCCTGG GGTTGCCGCACCCCCTGCCTGAGTCGCGCGCGAAGTCACAGCCGGAGGCCCTGAGCACCGGATCCGGATCCGAGGGGCGGAGAAACCTCCGACCGG GAGATGAGAGCGAGGGCCGTCCCGGCGGCCCCgaggccccgccgccgccgccgaggaTCAAGCCCTACACGTGCGCTCAGTGTGGCGGCGCCTTCGACTGGAAGTCAGTGTTCGTCATCCACCGTCGTGCGCACGCCAGCGGCCTGGGCACCGAGAAGCCACCGGCCGGCCCGCCCCCGCGCGCGCTCCCAGGCCCGCGCGGCTACGCCTGCGAGGTGTGCGGCCACAGCTTCAGCTGGAAGTCCCAGCTGGTCATCCACCGCAAGGGCCACGCCAGCCAGCGGCGCCACCTCTGCGCCGACTGCGGCCACAGCTTCGACTGGAAGTCCCAGCTGGTCATCCACCGCAAGAGCCACCGGCCCGAGGCCCCGTGA